A genomic region of Halomonas aestuarii contains the following coding sequences:
- a CDS encoding ABC transporter permease, whose amino-acid sequence MELFQYALDNLELLLTRTVEHISLVAVAVGIATLTGVPIGIAITKNERAAKTVLYIASIIVTIPSIALFGIMIPILSLIGQGIGYMPAVIAVLLYSQLPIIRNTYTAINNVDPALREAARGIGMSPNQRLRMVEIPLAVPVIMAGVRTAVVLNIGVMAIAAYIGAGGLGTFISRGISQSDPRQLIVGAVAVSVLAIIVDYSLLALQKRLTPKGMERAAATA is encoded by the coding sequence TTGGAACTGTTTCAGTACGCTCTGGACAACCTGGAGCTCCTGTTGACCCGGACGGTCGAGCACATTTCGCTGGTGGCCGTGGCGGTCGGCATCGCGACCCTGACCGGGGTGCCGATCGGCATTGCCATCACCAAGAACGAGCGCGCGGCCAAGACCGTGCTGTACATCGCCTCGATCATCGTGACGATCCCGTCCATCGCCCTGTTCGGGATCATGATTCCGATCCTGTCGCTGATCGGCCAGGGCATCGGCTACATGCCCGCGGTCATCGCCGTGCTGCTCTATTCGCAGCTGCCGATCATCCGCAACACCTACACGGCCATCAACAACGTGGATCCCGCCCTGCGCGAGGCCGCCCGCGGCATCGGCATGAGCCCCAACCAGCGCCTGCGCATGGTCGAGATCCCGCTGGCCGTGCCGGTGATCATGGCCGGCGTGCGCACCGCGGTGGTACTCAACATCGGCGTCATGGCGATCGCCGCCTACATCGGCGCCGGGGGACTCGGCACCTTCATCAGCCGCGGCATCTCCCAGTCCGATCCGCGCCAGCTGATCGTCGGCGCCGTCGCTGTCAGCGTGCTGGCAATCATCGTCGACTATTCGCTGCTGGCGTTGCAGAAGCGCCTGACGCCCAAGGGCATGGAGCGCGCCGCCGCCACCGCCTGA
- a CDS encoding ABC transporter ATP-binding protein — protein MIRLDSLTKVFDTPKGAVTAADHISMDVPSGEICILLGPSGCGKTTTLKMINRIIRPTSGKVFINGEDTTSLDTQELRRSIGYVIQQIGLFPNMTIEENITVVPKLLGWDKAKYKERAREMMRMIALEPDAFLKRYPSELSGGQQQRIGVARALAADPPVMLMDEPFGAIDPINRAVIQDEFLKMQQDLKKTIMFVSHDIDEAIKMGDRIAIFREGKLVQYSEPDELLAAPRNDFVESFLGEDRALKRLNLVKVRDLASNEIGLVRPDDTLATALERIESYGYLNSIVMVNDKRQPVGIINSAVARTTKGHCRDHFQSVPVVVSLDDDLRKVASLMFSNDMTWVPCVDDDGRIVGQITQRAITHHLGSRYRAHSRSGIGATGTEASPSPASKE, from the coding sequence ATGATTCGACTCGATAGCCTGACCAAGGTCTTCGACACGCCCAAGGGCGCCGTGACCGCTGCCGACCATATCAGCATGGACGTACCGAGCGGCGAGATCTGCATCCTGCTCGGCCCCTCCGGGTGCGGCAAGACCACCACCCTGAAGATGATTAACCGCATCATCCGCCCCACCTCGGGCAAGGTGTTCATCAACGGCGAGGACACCACCAGCCTCGACACCCAGGAGCTGCGCCGCAGCATCGGCTACGTGATCCAGCAGATCGGCCTGTTCCCCAACATGACCATCGAGGAGAACATCACCGTGGTGCCCAAGCTGCTGGGCTGGGACAAGGCGAAGTACAAGGAGCGCGCCCGCGAGATGATGCGGATGATCGCCCTGGAGCCGGATGCCTTCCTCAAGCGCTACCCGAGCGAGCTCTCCGGCGGCCAGCAGCAGCGCATCGGCGTGGCCCGGGCCCTGGCCGCCGACCCGCCAGTGATGCTGATGGACGAGCCCTTCGGCGCCATCGACCCGATCAACCGGGCGGTGATCCAGGACGAATTCCTGAAGATGCAGCAGGATCTCAAGAAGACCATCATGTTCGTCAGCCACGACATCGACGAGGCGATCAAGATGGGCGACCGCATCGCCATCTTCCGCGAAGGCAAGCTGGTGCAGTACTCGGAGCCCGACGAGCTGCTGGCCGCGCCCAGGAACGACTTCGTCGAGTCCTTCCTCGGCGAGGACCGCGCGCTCAAGCGCCTCAACCTGGTCAAGGTCCGCGACCTGGCCAGCAACGAGATCGGTCTGGTACGACCGGACGACACCCTCGCCACCGCCCTCGAGCGCATCGAGTCATACGGCTACCTGAACAGCATCGTGATGGTGAACGACAAGCGCCAGCCGGTGGGCATCATCAATTCCGCCGTGGCCCGCACCACCAAGGGCCATTGCCGCGACCACTTCCAGAGCGTGCCGGTGGTGGTCAGCCTCGACGATGACCTGCGCAAGGTCGCCTCGCTGATGTTCTCCAACGACATGACCTGGGTGCCCTGCGTCGACGATGACGGCCGCATCGTCGGCCAGATCACCCAGCGGGCGATCACCCACCACCTGGGCTCCCGCTACCGCGCCCACTCCAGGAGCGGCATCGGCGCCACGGGCACCGAGGCGTCACCGTCACCAGCCAGCAAGGAGTAA
- a CDS encoding ABC transporter permease translates to MPTLNLSGAMRLLVLVAFFVAGVWSQSSGVIDDFIFYLPDIQYLAVQHLWLTAVSGSLAILVAIPLGILLSRPSMAKVAESAMQVLNVGTTIPTLAVLALSMSFLGIGTVPAIFGLFVATLLPITRNTYTGLKGVSPALMEAAAGIGMSPTQRLLRVELPNALYVIFAGIRTALAINIGTVPLAFLIGAGGLGELIFTGIDLYDPVMMLSGAIPTALLAVVVDMLIAITAFLVVPRGVNPGRA, encoded by the coding sequence ATGCCGACGCTGAACCTCTCGGGGGCCATGCGGCTGCTGGTGCTGGTAGCGTTCTTCGTGGCCGGGGTCTGGAGCCAGTCCAGCGGCGTGATCGACGACTTCATCTTCTACCTGCCGGACATCCAGTACCTGGCGGTGCAGCACCTGTGGCTGACCGCCGTCTCCGGCAGCCTGGCGATCCTCGTCGCCATCCCGCTGGGTATCCTGCTGTCGCGCCCCAGCATGGCCAAGGTCGCCGAATCCGCGATGCAGGTGCTCAACGTGGGTACCACCATCCCGACACTGGCGGTACTGGCCCTGTCGATGAGCTTCCTGGGCATCGGCACCGTGCCGGCCATCTTCGGGCTCTTCGTGGCGACACTTCTGCCGATCACCCGTAACACCTACACTGGCCTCAAGGGCGTCTCGCCGGCCCTCATGGAGGCGGCGGCGGGCATTGGCATGTCGCCCACCCAGCGCCTGCTGCGGGTCGAGCTGCCCAATGCCCTGTACGTGATCTTCGCCGGCATCCGCACGGCGCTGGCCATCAACATCGGCACCGTGCCCCTGGCCTTCCTGATCGGGGCCGGAGGCCTCGGTGAGCTGATCTTCACCGGCATCGACCTCTACGACCCGGTGATGATGCTCTCCGGCGCCATCCCCACGGCATTGCTGGCGGTCGTGGTCGACATGCTCATCGCCATCACCGCCTTCCTGGTGGTGCCGCGCGGCGTGAATCCCGGTCGCGCCTGA
- a CDS encoding glycine betaine ABC transporter substrate-binding protein — MKNVMTLLSGLALAGTLATAQANEVVVGGKNFTEQQILASMTSQYLEHLGYDVEKRSGMGSAVLRQAQENGQIDLYWEYTGTSLINYNDVTERLSPEETYERVKELDAEKGLVWLAPSDANNTYALAMREDDAEERGIATLSDLAQAVNDDEGLTFALNAEFYAREDGWRPLQQAYDFRVGRADVKRMDSGLVYQALRDGQVEVGLVFATDGRIPAFDFRVLADDQDYFPAYALTPVVRAETLEANPELEAQMDKLSGLLDDATMSSLNAQVDVEKQTIERVAEDFLTEHDLL, encoded by the coding sequence ATGAAGAACGTGATGACCCTGCTATCCGGCCTGGCACTGGCCGGGACCCTGGCCACCGCCCAGGCCAACGAGGTCGTGGTCGGCGGCAAGAACTTCACCGAGCAGCAGATCCTTGCCAGCATGACCAGCCAGTATCTGGAGCACCTCGGCTATGACGTCGAGAAGCGCTCCGGCATGGGCTCGGCCGTGCTGCGCCAGGCCCAGGAGAATGGCCAGATCGACCTGTACTGGGAGTACACCGGCACCTCGCTGATCAACTACAACGATGTCACCGAGCGCCTGTCGCCGGAAGAGACCTACGAGCGGGTCAAGGAACTCGACGCCGAGAAGGGCCTGGTATGGCTCGCGCCCTCCGACGCCAACAACACCTATGCCCTGGCCATGCGCGAGGATGATGCCGAGGAGCGTGGCATCGCGACCCTGTCCGACCTCGCCCAGGCGGTGAACGACGACGAGGGCCTGACCTTCGCCCTGAACGCCGAGTTCTATGCCCGCGAGGACGGCTGGCGCCCGCTGCAGCAGGCCTATGACTTCCGCGTCGGCCGCGCCGACGTCAAGCGCATGGATTCCGGCCTGGTCTACCAGGCGCTGCGCGACGGCCAGGTCGAGGTCGGCCTGGTGTTCGCCACCGACGGCCGCATCCCGGCCTTCGACTTCCGCGTGCTGGCAGACGACCAGGACTACTTCCCGGCCTACGCCCTGACCCCGGTGGTGCGCGCGGAGACCCTCGAGGCCAACCCCGAGCTCGAGGCCCAGATGGACAAGCTCTCCGGCCTGCTGGACGATGCGACCATGTCCAGCCTCAACGCCCAGGTCGACGTGGAGAAGCAGACCATCGAGCGGGTGGCCGAGGACTTCCTCACCGAGCATGACCTGCTCTGA
- a CDS encoding nitrilase-related carbon-nitrogen hydrolase: MHYQDHLRVGAAQINATLGDVDANLERHLEMIAEAHQAGLELLVFPELSLTGYSLGSRVIELACPAQDPRLAALARVAGEMQVIVGFVEEASPGEYYNALAILQHGEVQAVHRKLNLPTYGGLEEGKLFTHGSELTQEAVRPGWSATSLICADLWNPGLVHAALLARPTVLCAPINSATGIVSEDFSNEQNWAINLHFYAMTYGTPVIMANRFGPENGSHFWGGSRILGPRGEVLAQAEDREMLIEATLSRTAIARARFELPTHRDADTPLVRDLMAGYR; encoded by the coding sequence ATGCACTATCAGGACCACCTGCGCGTCGGCGCCGCCCAGATCAACGCCACCCTGGGCGACGTCGATGCCAACCTCGAACGCCACCTGGAGATGATCGCCGAGGCCCATCAGGCGGGACTGGAACTGCTGGTGTTCCCGGAGCTCTCCCTGACCGGCTACAGCCTGGGCAGCCGGGTGATCGAGCTGGCCTGCCCGGCCCAGGACCCGCGCCTGGCCGCCCTCGCCCGGGTGGCGGGCGAGATGCAGGTGATCGTGGGCTTCGTCGAGGAGGCAAGCCCGGGCGAGTACTACAACGCCCTGGCGATCCTGCAGCACGGCGAGGTTCAGGCCGTGCACCGCAAGCTCAACCTGCCCACCTATGGCGGCCTGGAGGAAGGCAAGCTCTTCACCCACGGCAGCGAGCTCACCCAGGAGGCGGTGCGCCCGGGCTGGTCCGCCACCTCGCTGATCTGCGCCGACCTGTGGAACCCGGGGCTGGTGCATGCCGCCCTGCTGGCCCGTCCCACGGTGCTCTGCGCACCAATCAACTCCGCCACGGGCATCGTCAGCGAGGACTTCTCCAACGAGCAGAACTGGGCCATCAACCTGCACTTCTACGCCATGACCTACGGCACCCCGGTGATCATGGCCAATCGCTTCGGCCCGGAGAACGGCAGCCACTTCTGGGGCGGGTCGCGCATCCTCGGCCCGCGGGGCGAGGTCCTGGCCCAGGCCGAGGATCGCGAGATGCTGATCGAGGCCACACTCTCGCGCACCGCCATCGCCCGGGCCCGCTTCGAGCTGCCCACCCACCGCGACGCCGACACCCCGCTGGTGCGCGACCTGATGGCCGGCTACCGCTGA
- a CDS encoding lipocalin-like domain-containing protein — protein MPDSSALIGSWRMDTWTRTSITTGETTDALGPSPIGYIAYHRDGRMMATVFRRDRLPSRGEGWTESEKAQLFDDMLAYVASYTLEEDRVVHHVDASWNPNWQGMLSRPFTLKGDRLIISGAPGIDPTTGEEVVYRMEFTKA, from the coding sequence ATGCCGGATTCAAGCGCATTGATCGGATCGTGGCGTATGGACACGTGGACTCGCACTTCCATCACGACAGGTGAGACCACGGACGCGCTGGGGCCATCGCCCATCGGGTATATCGCCTATCATCGAGACGGCCGAATGATGGCAACCGTGTTCCGGCGTGACCGGCTGCCGTCCAGGGGAGAGGGCTGGACGGAGTCGGAGAAGGCGCAACTGTTCGACGACATGCTGGCATATGTCGCGTCCTACACGCTCGAGGAAGACCGCGTCGTGCATCATGTCGATGCCTCCTGGAACCCGAACTGGCAAGGCATGCTGTCGCGTCCGTTCACGCTGAAGGGCGACCGGTTGATCATAAGTGGTGCTCCTGGCATCGACCCCACAACTGGTGAGGAGGTGGTCTATCGGATGGAGTTCACCAAGGCCTGA
- a CDS encoding MAPEG family protein: MQSELLYLTLVTAITGLMWVPYILDRILVRGLSDAVGYPANPRPQSAWATRLMKAHANAVENLVVFAALVLAAQAAGISGGATATACAVYFWARVVHVLAYTFAIPWVRTLAFAVGFFAQATLAWQLLVNY; the protein is encoded by the coding sequence ATGCAGAGTGAGCTGTTGTATCTCACGTTGGTAACGGCAATAACCGGGTTGATGTGGGTTCCCTACATTCTGGACCGCATCCTTGTACGAGGTCTCTCCGACGCGGTGGGCTACCCCGCGAACCCGAGACCACAGTCCGCGTGGGCCACCCGATTGATGAAGGCTCATGCCAATGCCGTCGAGAATTTGGTTGTATTTGCTGCTCTGGTGCTTGCGGCGCAAGCTGCTGGTATCAGCGGCGGTGCCACGGCCACGGCATGTGCGGTGTACTTCTGGGCGCGCGTGGTGCACGTACTCGCATACACGTTCGCCATTCCATGGGTTCGCACGCTTGCGTTCGCCGTCGGCTTTTTCGCGCAAGCCACTCTGGCGTGGCAACTCCTCGTTAACTACTAG
- a CDS encoding VOC family protein produces the protein MKPRISMITLGVSDLARAIRFYEQGLGLPRRDSPPEVAFFPLNGSWLGLYGRNALAEDAGVPAEGSGFSGVTLAHNLGSEAEVDALLAQAVAAGATLVKPAQKVFWGGYSGYFADPDGHLWEVAYNPLFWIGPGDEDA, from the coding sequence ATGAAGCCCAGAATCAGCATGATCACCCTCGGCGTCAGCGACCTGGCGCGCGCGATCCGCTTCTACGAGCAGGGCCTGGGCCTGCCGCGCAGGGACTCGCCCCCCGAGGTGGCCTTCTTTCCGCTCAACGGCAGCTGGCTGGGGCTCTATGGCCGCAATGCGCTTGCCGAGGACGCCGGTGTGCCGGCCGAGGGCAGCGGCTTTAGCGGGGTGACCCTGGCGCATAACCTCGGCTCCGAGGCTGAGGTCGACGCACTGCTCGCCCAGGCGGTGGCCGCCGGCGCCACCCTGGTCAAGCCCGCCCAGAAGGTCTTCTGGGGCGGCTATTCCGGCTACTTCGCCGATCCCGACGGCCACCTCTGGGAGGTGGCCTACAACCCCTTGTTCTGGATCGGCCCAGGCGATGAGGATGCCTAG
- a CDS encoding CoA-acylating methylmalonate-semialdehyde dehydrogenase translates to MQTLNHHIAGNAVASERTLEVLNPATAEPVRCVAMADTGTVQHAIEAAREAQPAWRDTPPARRAQVMYRFKTLLERDADEICALVSEEHGKVLEDAMGELKRGIENVEYACGVPELLKGEYSHNAGPGIDTWSNHQPLGIVAGITPFNFPAMVPLWMYPMALACGNAFILKPSEQAPSAAVKMAELLDEAGLPEGLFSVVHGDREAVDALIEAPEVRALSFVGSTPVARKIYEGGTRQGKRVQALGGAKNHAVVLPDADLDNAASTLIGAAYGSAGERCMAISVAVCVGDETADALVERLAGQARELRIGPGTEKGLDMGALINAGQRDKVAGYIEQGATAGAELVVDGRTHPLVDSSPGYFLGATLFDRVTPEMSIYRDEIFGPVLCVVRVETFEEAIALINAHQYGNGTCVFTRDGEAGRRFSDAIEVGMVGINVPLPVPVAFHSFGGWKDSLFGDLHAYGPDAVRFYTRRKSVSQRWPKRSAQESAQFSFPS, encoded by the coding sequence ATGCAGACCCTGAACCATCACATCGCCGGAAATGCCGTCGCCAGCGAACGCACCCTCGAGGTGCTGAACCCGGCCACCGCCGAGCCGGTGCGCTGCGTGGCCATGGCCGATACCGGCACCGTGCAGCACGCCATCGAGGCCGCCCGCGAGGCCCAGCCCGCCTGGCGCGACACGCCGCCGGCCCGGCGCGCCCAGGTGATGTACCGCTTCAAGACCCTGCTCGAGCGCGATGCCGACGAGATCTGCGCGCTGGTCAGCGAGGAGCACGGCAAGGTGCTGGAAGACGCCATGGGCGAGCTCAAGCGCGGCATCGAGAACGTCGAGTACGCCTGCGGCGTGCCGGAGCTGCTCAAGGGCGAGTACTCCCACAATGCCGGCCCGGGCATCGACACCTGGTCGAACCACCAGCCGCTGGGCATCGTCGCCGGCATCACGCCCTTCAACTTCCCGGCCATGGTGCCGCTGTGGATGTATCCGATGGCGCTGGCCTGCGGCAACGCCTTCATCCTGAAGCCCTCCGAGCAGGCGCCCTCGGCGGCCGTGAAGATGGCCGAGCTGCTCGACGAGGCGGGCCTGCCCGAGGGGCTGTTCAGCGTGGTGCACGGCGATCGCGAGGCCGTCGACGCGCTGATCGAGGCGCCGGAGGTCCGCGCGCTCTCCTTCGTCGGCTCCACCCCGGTGGCGCGCAAGATCTACGAGGGCGGCACCCGCCAGGGCAAGCGCGTGCAGGCCCTCGGCGGGGCCAAGAACCATGCCGTGGTGCTGCCCGACGCGGATCTGGACAATGCCGCCAGCACCCTGATCGGCGCCGCCTACGGCAGCGCCGGCGAGCGCTGCATGGCGATCTCGGTGGCCGTGTGCGTGGGCGATGAGACCGCCGACGCCCTGGTCGAGCGCCTGGCCGGCCAGGCCCGCGAACTCAGGATCGGCCCCGGCACCGAGAAGGGCCTCGACATGGGCGCGCTGATCAACGCCGGCCAGCGCGACAAGGTCGCAGGCTACATCGAGCAGGGGGCCACCGCCGGCGCCGAGCTGGTGGTCGACGGCCGCACCCACCCGCTGGTCGACAGCTCGCCCGGCTACTTCCTCGGCGCGACCCTGTTCGACCGGGTCACCCCGGAGATGAGCATCTATCGCGACGAGATCTTCGGCCCGGTGCTGTGCGTGGTGCGCGTCGAGACCTTCGAGGAGGCCATCGCGCTGATCAACGCCCACCAGTACGGCAACGGCACCTGCGTGTTCACCCGCGACGGCGAGGCCGGGCGCCGCTTCAGCGACGCCATCGAGGTCGGCATGGTGGGCATCAACGTGCCGTTGCCGGTACCGGTGGCCTTCCACAGCTTCGGTGGTTGGAAGGACTCGCTGTTCGGCGACCTGCACGCCTACGGCCCGGATGCCGTGCGCTTCTACACCCGCCGCAAGTCGGTCTCCCAGCGCTGGCCCAAGCGCAGCGCCCAGGAGAGCGCCCAGTTCAGCTTCCCGTCCTAG
- a CDS encoding M24 family metallopeptidase encodes MSIVDFERLTDNEPASIPVVPSAPVGNGDSIPTAFDPVQLRAGRLQRLRAMMAEQGYGAVVLFDPYNQRYATGSRNMFGYFLRNSTRYIFVPLEGPVILFEYPGSAHVSTWLETIDESRTSKVVWSAVNQRDNLSSDPFGVEIAELMEEHGRGNKKIGLDRCALNLARSLEAQGLEVFDCMQDTLHCRRIKTPEEIACLAQSMAGSEAAVAEVEAAIKPGITETELFAILYGNVIQQGGEFIETRLLSSGPRTNPWFNEASDRVVRPGELIALDTDTIGCHGYYSDFSRTFHVGPGRPSAYQQSLYQMAYDQVHHNMSILKPGMSYREIAENAWKIPERFLDRRYPSIIHGVGMHGETPLVAHHMDFDRFSKDGILEPGMVVSVESYIGEVGAADGVKLEEEVLVTETGIEKLSRYPFDEALLGRQV; translated from the coding sequence ATGAGCATCGTCGACTTCGAACGCCTGACCGACAACGAACCCGCTTCCATCCCGGTGGTGCCTTCTGCCCCGGTAGGTAATGGCGACAGCATCCCCACCGCCTTCGACCCGGTGCAGCTTCGCGCCGGGCGCCTTCAGCGCCTGCGGGCGATGATGGCCGAGCAGGGCTACGGCGCCGTGGTGCTGTTCGACCCCTACAACCAGCGCTACGCCACCGGCTCGCGCAACATGTTCGGCTACTTCCTGCGCAACTCCACCCGCTACATCTTCGTGCCGCTCGAGGGCCCGGTGATCCTCTTCGAGTACCCGGGCAGCGCCCACGTCTCCACCTGGCTCGAGACTATCGACGAGTCGCGCACCTCCAAGGTGGTTTGGTCGGCGGTCAACCAGCGCGACAACCTCTCCTCCGATCCCTTCGGCGTCGAGATCGCCGAGCTGATGGAGGAGCACGGCCGCGGTAACAAGAAGATCGGCCTGGACCGCTGCGCGCTGAACCTGGCCCGCTCGCTGGAGGCCCAGGGCCTCGAGGTCTTCGACTGCATGCAGGACACTCTGCACTGCCGGCGCATCAAGACCCCGGAGGAGATCGCCTGCCTGGCCCAGTCGATGGCCGGCTCAGAGGCAGCGGTGGCCGAGGTGGAGGCCGCCATCAAGCCGGGGATCACCGAGACCGAGCTGTTCGCCATCCTCTACGGCAACGTCATCCAGCAGGGCGGCGAGTTCATCGAGACGCGCCTGCTGTCGTCCGGGCCGCGCACCAACCCCTGGTTCAATGAGGCCAGCGACCGCGTGGTGCGTCCCGGCGAGCTGATCGCCCTCGACACCGATACCATCGGCTGCCACGGCTACTACTCCGACTTCTCGCGCACCTTCCACGTCGGGCCGGGCCGCCCCAGCGCCTACCAGCAGAGCCTCTACCAGATGGCTTACGACCAGGTGCATCACAACATGTCGATCCTCAAGCCCGGCATGAGCTACCGCGAGATCGCTGAAAACGCCTGGAAGATCCCCGAGCGCTTCCTGGACCGCCGCTACCCGTCGATCATCCACGGTGTCGGCATGCACGGCGAGACACCGCTGGTCGCCCACCACATGGACTTCGATCGCTTCTCCAAGGACGGCATCCTGGAGCCGGGCATGGTGGTCTCGGTGGAGAGCTACATCGGCGAGGTCGGCGCCGCCGACGGCGTCAAGCTCGAGGAGGAGGTGCTGGTGACCGAGACCGGCATCGAGAAGCTCTCCCGCTATCCCTTCGACGAGGCCCTGCTGGGCCGCCAGGTCTGA
- a CDS encoding HalD/BesD family halogenase — translation MHSTRIQEDDTSLHGLIDLERYPIHHLEGDRGRELIAECRQQLGLDGCVVLKGFVPDEALARLERETERLSPQAHYNQTETNPYNSDGDPSLQASHPKNRFDDRTNGFVAGDRIDDDTIIRQVYSHTGFQQFIASVVGMDEIYQYADPLADLVVNVLREGCQHPWHYDTNEFIVTMMTRQSHGGGRFEYAPGIRSPKGENFEEVERVIDGDRSRLKALDLQPGDLQIFFGRYSLHRVTPVEGDKERHTVIFAYAKEPGFIGRPERARRIFGRMAPVHERLLEEGMERSDSLAD, via the coding sequence ATGCACAGCACCCGCATTCAGGAAGACGATACCTCACTTCACGGTTTGATCGACCTGGAACGTTACCCGATCCACCACCTGGAGGGTGACCGCGGACGTGAACTGATCGCCGAGTGCCGGCAACAGCTCGGCCTGGACGGCTGCGTGGTGCTCAAGGGGTTCGTCCCCGACGAGGCCCTGGCGCGGCTGGAGCGCGAGACCGAACGGCTGTCGCCGCAGGCGCACTACAACCAGACCGAGACCAACCCCTACAACAGCGACGGTGACCCGAGCCTGCAGGCCTCGCACCCCAAGAACCGCTTCGACGATCGCACCAACGGCTTCGTCGCCGGCGACCGCATCGATGACGACACCATCATCCGCCAGGTCTATTCCCACACCGGGTTCCAGCAGTTCATCGCCAGCGTGGTGGGCATGGACGAGATCTACCAGTATGCCGATCCCCTGGCCGACCTGGTCGTCAACGTGCTGCGGGAGGGCTGCCAGCACCCCTGGCACTACGACACCAACGAGTTCATCGTCACCATGATGACTCGCCAGTCGCATGGCGGCGGGCGCTTCGAGTACGCTCCGGGCATCCGCAGCCCCAAGGGCGAGAACTTCGAGGAAGTCGAGCGGGTCATCGACGGTGACCGGTCGCGACTCAAGGCCCTCGACCTGCAGCCGGGCGACCTGCAGATCTTCTTCGGCCGCTACTCGCTGCACCGGGTGACCCCGGTGGAGGGCGACAAGGAGCGCCACACCGTGATCTTCGCCTATGCCAAGGAGCCGGGCTTCATCGGTCGCCCCGAGCGCGCCCGGCGCATCTTCGGGCGCATGGCCCCCGTGCACGAGCGCCTGCTCGAGGAAGGCATGGAGCGCAGCGACAGCCTGGCCGACTGA
- a CDS encoding LysR family transcriptional regulator, translated as MDTDLLRAFVTVAECEGFSAAGKILHRTQSAVSLQIKRLEDQMGESLFERTSRSVVLTTPGGRLLPYARHILKLQDEAHRVMGVERQGELIRLGTSEEQASTYLPELLPRFAALHPEVRLEVMCGISGSLVHDFQEGLLDAALVVRHGPTQTGQLLGREPMVWVVAEGASLADWETLPLALNPEGCIFRAHAFAALGTSEWRWDVRYSSQSPTGINLPVQAGLAATVKTPRSVPDGCRIVGDDEGLPPLGHVEIELHRTPGHASDAFTAFCDELEAIVTGNAALESFDYVAGDG; from the coding sequence ATGGACACCGACCTGCTCCGCGCCTTTGTCACGGTGGCCGAGTGCGAGGGCTTCAGCGCCGCCGGCAAGATCCTGCATCGCACCCAGTCGGCGGTCAGCCTGCAGATCAAGAGGCTCGAGGACCAGATGGGCGAATCGCTGTTCGAACGCACCAGCCGCAGCGTGGTGCTGACCACGCCGGGGGGCCGCCTGCTGCCCTACGCCCGCCATATCCTCAAGTTGCAGGACGAGGCGCACCGCGTGATGGGGGTGGAGCGCCAGGGCGAGCTGATCCGCCTGGGGACCTCGGAGGAACAGGCCAGCACCTACCTGCCGGAGCTGCTGCCGCGCTTCGCCGCCCTCCATCCCGAGGTGCGCCTCGAGGTGATGTGCGGCATCAGCGGCTCGCTGGTGCATGATTTCCAGGAGGGCCTGCTGGACGCCGCCCTGGTGGTGCGCCACGGCCCGACCCAGACCGGGCAGCTGCTGGGGCGAGAGCCCATGGTGTGGGTGGTAGCCGAGGGCGCTTCCCTCGCCGACTGGGAGACCCTGCCGCTGGCCCTCAACCCGGAGGGTTGCATCTTCCGGGCCCATGCCTTCGCGGCGCTCGGCACGTCGGAGTGGCGCTGGGACGTCCGCTACTCCAGCCAGTCGCCCACCGGCATCAACCTGCCGGTGCAGGCGGGCCTGGCGGCCACGGTCAAGACACCGCGCAGCGTCCCCGACGGCTGCCGCATCGTTGGCGACGACGAGGGCCTCCCTCCCCTGGGGCATGTCGAGATCGAACTTCATCGCACCCCGGGCCACGCCAGCGATGCCTTCACCGCCTTCTGCGACGAGCTGGAGGCGATCGTCACCGGCAACGCCGCCCTGGAATCCTTCGACTACGTGGCGGGCGACGGCTGA